Proteins encoded within one genomic window of Sulfurovum sp. XGS-02:
- a CDS encoding BatD family protein translates to MQNLGKVLLVITLVLQVMRADGVEATVSSTEVVSGNAVELRIKAIGNNVEFPDIQMIDGERVTGTNSGSSSSYSYINGQMKSEHATTKTFTFVPDKNVTIPSYEVKIDGKSYQTQPIEIRVVRSNASLGQNGDMFSLQMRANKTKVMVGESLMVTVYFSLKNSVRLSQDIQYTPPGFPGFTVTDGGEQNAYMKGNYQVQEVRYLLTPQREGNFTVSPAYAKIGVADRGRRDIFGMVFGTKWKQAASNTLQIEVVPQAQESDLVGDFTINATIDSQEVKANKPVNLTVKIEGKGNLESFEFPKYEIDGVTVYSDEAKIETKVVDGALHSSYSKSFAFISDEDFVIPARSFSMLRPKDTELQELTVNRYDITVKKPSTASSSTVQPHTNGVVQTKISEPAETKEVIVEKQVEVKSVAWWMLAAAFFLGMLFMAAIRWFPRVVTRTASPYNESEALKILYGHMSEDAEIEEMVRKLYARKNGDRSVEIDKKVLKEMVDRIKQS, encoded by the coding sequence ATGCAAAACCTTGGTAAAGTGTTATTGGTCATAACATTGGTTTTACAGGTGATGCGGGCCGATGGCGTAGAGGCCACGGTATCAAGTACGGAAGTTGTCAGTGGGAATGCTGTTGAGTTACGCATTAAAGCCATAGGGAACAATGTAGAATTTCCGGATATTCAAATGATCGATGGAGAGCGTGTCACAGGGACCAATTCTGGCAGCAGTAGTTCCTATAGCTATATCAACGGACAAATGAAAAGTGAGCACGCTACGACCAAAACCTTCACTTTTGTTCCCGATAAAAATGTCACCATTCCTTCGTATGAAGTGAAGATAGACGGTAAAAGCTATCAAACCCAACCTATTGAGATAAGAGTGGTTAGATCCAATGCATCGTTAGGGCAGAACGGTGATATGTTCTCTTTGCAGATGCGCGCAAACAAAACAAAGGTAATGGTAGGTGAATCACTGATGGTAACGGTCTATTTTTCTTTGAAAAATAGTGTAAGGCTATCACAGGATATACAGTATACACCACCTGGTTTTCCAGGCTTTACTGTAACAGATGGCGGTGAGCAAAATGCCTATATGAAGGGAAATTATCAAGTTCAAGAAGTACGCTATCTTCTTACCCCGCAGAGAGAAGGGAATTTTACAGTAAGCCCGGCCTATGCCAAAATAGGTGTAGCTGATAGAGGCAGAAGAGATATCTTCGGTATGGTCTTTGGAACAAAATGGAAGCAGGCAGCATCAAACACACTGCAGATAGAAGTTGTACCTCAAGCACAAGAGAGTGATCTCGTAGGAGATTTTACGATAAACGCAACGATCGATTCACAAGAGGTAAAAGCCAACAAACCGGTCAATCTCACCGTGAAGATAGAGGGTAAAGGGAATCTGGAAAGTTTTGAATTCCCAAAATATGAGATTGATGGTGTCACAGTCTATAGTGACGAGGCTAAAATAGAAACAAAGGTTGTAGATGGAGCACTCCATAGCAGTTACAGTAAAAGTTTTGCCTTTATATCAGATGAGGACTTTGTGATCCCGGCACGAAGTTTTTCCATGTTAAGACCAAAAGATACAGAGCTCCAAGAACTTACTGTAAACCGCTATGATATTACTGTTAAGAAGCCATCTACTGCATCTTCCTCAACGGTACAACCGCATACAAACGGTGTAGTACAAACAAAGATATCAGAACCTGCAGAGACAAAAGAAGTGATCGTGGAGAAGCAGGTTGAGGTAAAGAGTGTGGCATGGTGGATGTTGGCAGCAGCCTTTTTCTTGGGTATGCTCTTTATGGCTGCTATAAGATGGTTTCCCCGTGTAGTAACACGAACAGCAAGTCCTTATAATGAATCGGAAGCATTGAAGATATTGTATGGGCATATGAGTGAGGATGCCGAGATAGAAGAGATGGTTCGTAAACTCTATGCCCGTAAGAATGGTGACAGATCTGTAGAGATAGACAAAAAAGTACTCAAAGAGATGGTGGATCGCATTAAGCAGTCGTGA
- a CDS encoding tetratricopeptide repeat protein → MRRVILVMLGTGALLHAGLTDFKTIKKAHHAYEAKEYGKSAALLNSLDTKSPEKQYDIGNAFYKDKKYDDAITAYEKAEGVDEATRLHNIGNSQFQKKEWDKAIESYEKALELKEDEDTRFNLELAKKQKQQEEQKKQEQQEQNKDQQQKQDQKQNKEQKDQDKKEQKQKNRDQQKKQDQQKKDQKEKDQKKKEEQKKKEGDKENSDVQKNKKPQEKKGDKKSSQSKEQKKMSKEEKLKEQELKRLMKKMGQKKTPTMMYQMGESKKGQRSEDAKPW, encoded by the coding sequence ATGAGAAGAGTGATCTTAGTCATGCTGGGCACAGGTGCTTTACTTCATGCCGGGCTGACCGATTTCAAAACCATCAAAAAGGCACATCATGCCTATGAAGCTAAAGAGTATGGTAAGAGTGCAGCCCTGTTAAACAGTTTAGATACCAAGAGTCCTGAAAAACAGTATGATATAGGAAATGCGTTCTATAAAGATAAAAAATATGATGATGCGATCACAGCCTATGAAAAGGCAGAAGGTGTAGACGAAGCAACAAGGCTACATAATATCGGTAACAGTCAGTTTCAGAAAAAAGAGTGGGACAAAGCCATTGAGTCATATGAAAAGGCCCTGGAGTTGAAAGAGGATGAGGATACAAGATTTAACCTTGAATTAGCTAAAAAACAGAAGCAGCAAGAAGAGCAAAAAAAACAAGAACAGCAAGAGCAAAATAAAGATCAGCAACAAAAGCAGGATCAAAAACAGAACAAAGAACAAAAAGATCAGGATAAGAAAGAACAAAAGCAAAAAAATAGAGATCAACAGAAGAAACAGGACCAGCAAAAAAAAGATCAAAAAGAGAAAGATCAAAAAAAGAAAGAAGAGCAGAAGAAAAAAGAGGGGGATAAAGAGAATTCAGACGTCCAAAAAAATAAAAAGCCCCAAGAGAAAAAAGGTGATAAAAAATCATCTCAATCCAAAGAGCAAAAAAAGATGAGCAAAGAAGAGAAGCTCAAAGAGCAAGAGTTAAAACGTCTTATGAAAAAGATGGGACAGAAAAAAACACCTACGATGATGTATCAGATGGGTGAGAGTAAAAAAGGTCAAAGGAGTGAAGATGCAAAACCTTGGTAA
- a CDS encoding VWA domain-containing protein has product MSFVNPQFFWALIVPFVIFAFLISTNKERLARIFDEKVLKRLSATDESMPMVVRNILMLLALFLMIVAMARPVIEKGDRIVEVQGLTLLTALDISGSMRSTDIYPNRLTFAKKKMSVLFDAMPSDEIGVVAFAYSPFVLAPFSSDKETLKMMVEGVDDSYINMGSTDFSALGELASNLLEKKRPKILVLFTDGGDEEAITGFAEILKENRIDLYVVLVGTEKGAPVIDENGKPFTLEDGTIAITQRNDSLGELAKENDGAYVVASTGKEDITQLVSVIKGKYKNQQQGEVTVKERVEYFYYPLGLGLLLLLISLSSMPRRREV; this is encoded by the coding sequence ATGAGCTTTGTCAATCCGCAGTTTTTTTGGGCGCTTATTGTCCCTTTTGTCATCTTTGCGTTTCTCATCTCAACAAACAAAGAGAGGCTTGCCCGTATCTTTGATGAGAAAGTGCTGAAACGTTTGAGTGCGACTGATGAGAGTATGCCCATGGTCGTACGTAATATACTGATGCTCTTGGCACTTTTTCTGATGATCGTTGCCATGGCCAGACCGGTGATAGAAAAAGGGGATAGAATCGTAGAGGTGCAGGGGTTGACACTGCTTACAGCCCTGGATATCTCCGGTTCTATGCGGAGTACCGATATCTATCCCAACCGTTTGACCTTTGCCAAAAAAAAGATGAGCGTGTTGTTTGATGCCATGCCGAGTGATGAGATAGGCGTCGTGGCTTTTGCTTACAGTCCTTTTGTATTGGCCCCTTTTTCCAGTGACAAGGAGACTTTGAAAATGATGGTAGAAGGCGTAGATGACAGCTATATCAACATGGGCTCTACAGATTTTTCGGCATTGGGTGAACTGGCAAGTAATTTACTTGAAAAAAAGAGACCTAAGATACTGGTACTCTTTACAGACGGTGGAGATGAAGAAGCCATTACAGGTTTTGCAGAGATACTCAAAGAAAACAGGATCGACCTTTATGTTGTACTGGTAGGAACGGAAAAGGGAGCACCTGTGATCGATGAGAATGGCAAACCTTTTACACTGGAAGACGGTACCATAGCCATTACGCAGAGAAACGACTCCTTGGGTGAACTGGCCAAAGAGAATGATGGTGCGTATGTGGTAGCGAGTACAGGAAAAGAAGATATCACTCAGCTGGTTTCTGTGATCAAAGGCAAATATAAAAACCAGCAGCAGGGTGAAGTGACAGTGAAAGAGCGTGTGGAGTATTTTTATTATCCGTTGGGACTTGGGTTGCTACTGCTGCTCATTTCGTTGAGTTCGATGCCAAGAAGGAGAGAAGTATGA
- a CDS encoding VWA domain-containing protein — MSQFSFEYPYLLGVLILFILCSIWCKERSRALFFPHVNTLLAKSAGKSSLLSVLKWVGVTAAVIALASPVITKSYSNTKKEGRDIVLIIDSSDSMRQQGFDPSDPWKNKFDVVKEVVGDFIEKRENDRIGMVTFADIAFIASPLTFEKKFLTDITKMQEMGMAGKRTAINDAIVQSYNLLNKSKARSKIAILLTDGIDNMSKVPFADVKNLIEKRDIKLYAIGVGDARDYNAQYLKALADAGKGLAFGAQDATTLSQVYGEIDTLEATKIDDKKIVQHTYLYIYPLFLAILSLLLFVYIRNSRGL; from the coding sequence ATGAGTCAGTTTAGTTTTGAGTATCCGTACCTGTTGGGGGTACTGATTTTATTCATTCTTTGCAGTATTTGGTGTAAAGAGAGAAGCCGTGCACTCTTTTTCCCTCATGTAAACACACTGTTGGCAAAGAGTGCAGGGAAATCCTCCCTGCTCTCGGTCTTAAAATGGGTGGGGGTGACAGCAGCGGTGATCGCATTGGCTTCGCCGGTCATCACAAAAAGCTATTCAAACACCAAAAAAGAGGGACGTGACATTGTACTGATCATCGATTCGAGTGATTCGATGAGACAGCAGGGGTTTGACCCTTCTGATCCATGGAAAAACAAGTTCGATGTGGTCAAAGAGGTCGTGGGTGATTTTATAGAAAAAAGAGAGAATGACCGTATAGGTATGGTCACATTTGCAGACATTGCCTTTATCGCATCCCCTTTAACCTTTGAAAAGAAGTTTTTAACAGACATCACAAAAATGCAAGAGATGGGTATGGCAGGGAAACGAACAGCGATCAATGATGCGATCGTGCAGAGTTACAATCTTTTGAATAAAAGTAAGGCCAGGTCCAAGATCGCCATTTTGCTTACCGATGGTATAGACAATATGAGCAAGGTACCGTTTGCAGATGTGAAAAATCTTATAGAAAAACGTGATATCAAACTCTATGCTATCGGTGTAGGGGATGCACGTGATTATAATGCGCAGTACCTGAAGGCATTGGCAGATGCGGGTAAAGGATTGGCATTTGGTGCGCAGGATGCAACGACACTCTCTCAGGTCTATGGTGAGATAGACACACTTGAGGCGACAAAGATCGATGACAAAAAGATCGTGCAGCATACCTATCTCTACATCTATCCGCTCTTTTTGGCTATCTTGAGCCTGTTGTTGTTTGTCTATATTAGAAACAGTAGGGGGTTATAA
- a CDS encoding DUF58 domain-containing protein, which translates to MNKAVKKIILKTKKQVYGDMLGNNASLFQGEGFEFAELREYVYGDDVRKIDWKTTAKLGKPFVKIYKEERELNVVVVSMLGGSVYFGTVKQKSDIIAEIVATLGFSAVKNSDLFSHMIFADQLYEASKASKKLFSVHKAVEDVFEFDPIGKEGDFSALVETLHDRLKKKSLLFIVSDFVGDIDLKLLSKKHDVFAVMVRDRFEEDPSELGYLRLIDMESKQSFEGDVDSATLKNYKKALHDNDEKLYKQFKKQGIRFTKIYTHEEPALKLMKRMR; encoded by the coding sequence TTGAACAAAGCTGTAAAGAAAATCATTCTTAAGACCAAAAAGCAAGTCTATGGAGATATGCTGGGAAATAATGCCTCGCTCTTTCAGGGTGAAGGCTTTGAATTTGCAGAACTTCGCGAGTATGTCTATGGTGATGATGTGCGTAAGATAGACTGGAAGACAACGGCAAAACTGGGTAAACCTTTTGTAAAGATCTATAAAGAGGAGCGGGAGCTCAATGTCGTGGTCGTTTCGATGCTTGGCGGGTCTGTCTACTTTGGTACCGTGAAACAAAAGTCGGACATTATCGCAGAAATCGTAGCTACCCTTGGTTTTTCAGCTGTAAAGAACAGTGATCTCTTCTCACATATGATCTTTGCAGATCAGCTCTATGAAGCAAGTAAAGCAAGTAAAAAACTCTTTTCCGTACACAAAGCAGTGGAAGATGTTTTTGAGTTTGACCCCATAGGAAAAGAGGGTGATTTCTCTGCCTTGGTCGAGACACTGCATGACCGTTTGAAAAAGAAATCCTTGCTCTTTATCGTGTCCGATTTTGTGGGTGACATAGATTTGAAGCTACTGAGTAAAAAACATGATGTCTTTGCCGTGATGGTACGTGACAGGTTTGAAGAGGATCCATCAGAACTGGGGTATCTCAGACTGATAGATATGGAGAGCAAACAGAGCTTTGAAGGGGATGTGGACAGTGCGACACTCAAAAACTACAAGAAAGCACTGCATGATAATGACGAAAAACTCTACAAGCAGTTTAAAAAACAGGGGATACGGTTCACCAAGATCTATACGCACGAAGAACCGGCACTCAAATTAATGAAAAGAATGAGGTGA
- a CDS encoding MoxR family ATPase, whose translation MSQTIENIKKEISKVLVGQDKMIEGLLAGLLCRGHILLEGVPGLAKTTAVNALAKTLGLDFKRVQFTPDLLPSDIIGTEIYDPSNNTFKIKQGPIFTNLLLADEINRAPAKVQSALLEVMQERQVTIGDETFKIDLPFLVMATQNPVEQEGAYELPEAQLDRFMMKVVVGYNTKEEELEIARRVANNSFGQIQQVATIEDLNKIREEALQVHMDEEIEAYIIELISATRDPKAYGLEELEAYIEFGASPRASIDMYKAARAIAYLKGQDYVSPIEIAYIAKEILRHRIILSYEAQAEDVTQDEIIEKILAAVPIP comes from the coding sequence TTGAGTCAAACCATAGAAAACATCAAAAAAGAGATCTCTAAAGTCCTTGTCGGCCAAGACAAGATGATCGAAGGGCTTTTGGCAGGTTTACTTTGCCGCGGGCATATCCTGCTAGAGGGTGTTCCGGGACTTGCAAAAACGACCGCGGTGAATGCTTTGGCAAAGACACTGGGGCTGGACTTTAAACGTGTACAGTTCACCCCTGACCTGCTTCCCTCTGACATCATAGGTACTGAGATCTATGACCCTTCCAACAATACATTCAAGATCAAACAAGGTCCTATCTTTACCAACCTTTTGCTTGCCGATGAGATCAACCGTGCCCCGGCTAAAGTACAGTCAGCTCTGCTTGAAGTGATGCAGGAGAGACAGGTGACCATCGGTGATGAAACCTTCAAAATAGACCTTCCCTTCCTGGTCATGGCGACACAGAACCCGGTAGAACAAGAGGGTGCCTATGAACTTCCTGAAGCACAGCTTGACAGATTTATGATGAAAGTGGTGGTGGGCTATAACACAAAAGAAGAGGAGCTGGAGATCGCAAGACGTGTAGCCAATAACAGTTTTGGCCAGATCCAACAGGTAGCAACGATTGAAGATCTCAACAAGATCAGAGAAGAAGCACTTCAAGTGCATATGGATGAAGAGATCGAAGCCTATATCATAGAACTCATTTCTGCGACACGTGACCCCAAAGCGTACGGCCTGGAGGAGCTTGAAGCCTATATCGAATTTGGTGCAAGTCCGCGTGCAAGTATCGATATGTATAAAGCTGCCCGTGCGATCGCCTACTTGAAAGGGCAGGATTATGTTTCCCCTATAGAGATCGCCTATATCGCTAAAGAGATCCTTCGCCATCGTATCATACTCTCTTATGAAGCACAGGCAGAAGATGTAACACAAGATGAGATCATAGAGAAGATTTTAGCGGCTGTTCCAATCCCGTAG
- the mfd gene encoding transcription-repair coupling factor — protein MYQSNIYEYLEALQEERLLICKDDKEAVQIRDIAVLLEFDAFVLPDLRVSVGEDLRAYDEEIHAMFIQLASFYKSEKKKILISPLRTLLIPFPKAALFDTRTIEFGDTLNMQELKDTLYQWGYHFTDIAASHGEVSFRGDIIDIYPIDADKPYRISLFDEEVETIQYYDEGTQKRSNDELESLTFTPAFLALNKTQHEALKNRTERSSYDTFVKDIDSLGLWHLDDLGESALTLFDGVLASSLEDELKEVYELDKPLVPRDAFLLPAIPEGHKYRDLEAVDPNKLLKSHKDKEITIIAKNESIVRGSQLDSFENIAFVYQEGIINLLGAEKLILSLNKPIKRKKVKKATIILDELKPGDYVVHENYGVGIFKGIEKRDVLGATSEFVVMHYQNEDALLIPVSNLEVIDRYVAEGGALPILDKLGKASFKKLKEKVREKLFAIASQIINLSAQRHLKKGIKFKIDMEEHAIFMSEAGFVHTEDQERAINDMLADMSSGRMMDRLLSADVGFGKTEVAMNGMFVAVKNGYQAMMIAPTTLLSSQHYKSLKERFSGHDIKIAKLDRFSTTKEKNATLKGLQEGTIDVVVGTHALLKAKFKNLALVIIDEEHKFGVKQKEALKEISIDVHLLSMSATPIPRSLNLAMSEVKSFSEILTPPTERQGVRTFVKSYDDKVIKEAILREMRRGGQIFYVFNSIAGIEEKKKQLLEILPKLRIAVLHSKISAKETEDEMMLFGDGEYDVLLSTSIVESGIHMPHANTMIVDGADNFGIADLHQLRGRVGRGAKEGYCYFMVTDKERLTDNAKRRLLALESHSDLGSGAVLAFHDLEIRGGGNIIGEAQSGHIKQIGYSLYLRMLEDAIKELSGQDKEVAQNIDMKLSIDAYLNEELIEEDRLRLELYRRLSLCETTGEVYEIEAEIADRFGKLDIITRQFIDVIVMKVLAREKGISKVSSYGENVFIEFVDENKERVVLKSPSKDDDDIIATAMGYLK, from the coding sequence ATGTACCAAAGTAATATTTACGAATACCTGGAAGCGTTACAAGAAGAAAGACTCCTTATCTGTAAAGATGACAAGGAAGCAGTTCAGATACGAGATATAGCCGTGTTGCTTGAATTTGATGCCTTTGTGTTGCCGGATCTCCGTGTGAGCGTAGGGGAGGATCTGCGCGCCTATGATGAAGAGATACATGCGATGTTCATACAGTTGGCCTCTTTTTATAAAAGTGAAAAGAAAAAGATACTGATCTCACCGCTGCGCACATTGCTTATCCCTTTCCCGAAAGCAGCACTCTTTGATACTCGCACCATAGAATTCGGCGATACTTTAAATATGCAGGAACTCAAGGATACACTTTATCAGTGGGGGTACCATTTTACGGACATCGCTGCGAGTCACGGAGAGGTCTCTTTTCGTGGTGATATTATAGATATTTATCCCATAGATGCAGACAAGCCGTACCGTATCTCTTTGTTTGATGAAGAGGTGGAGACCATCCAGTATTATGATGAGGGGACGCAGAAACGTTCAAACGACGAGTTGGAATCTTTGACCTTCACACCGGCATTCCTGGCACTGAACAAAACCCAGCATGAAGCACTGAAAAACAGAACCGAACGAAGCAGTTATGATACCTTTGTCAAAGATATAGATTCGCTTGGACTATGGCACTTGGATGATCTGGGGGAGAGTGCTTTAACACTCTTTGACGGCGTTTTGGCATCATCTTTAGAGGATGAACTCAAAGAAGTATATGAGCTGGATAAGCCGCTTGTACCTCGGGATGCATTTTTACTTCCGGCCATTCCAGAGGGGCATAAATACCGTGATCTTGAAGCAGTGGACCCTAATAAATTGCTCAAATCCCATAAAGATAAAGAGATCACGATCATTGCTAAAAATGAGAGTATCGTACGTGGTTCCCAGTTGGACTCTTTTGAAAATATAGCGTTTGTCTATCAGGAAGGTATCATCAATCTTTTGGGTGCAGAGAAACTCATACTTTCACTCAACAAGCCTATCAAAAGAAAAAAGGTTAAAAAAGCGACGATCATTCTGGATGAACTAAAGCCCGGTGACTATGTGGTGCATGAGAATTACGGGGTAGGTATATTCAAAGGAATAGAAAAACGTGATGTACTGGGGGCTACCAGTGAATTTGTAGTGATGCATTATCAAAATGAAGATGCCTTGCTCATCCCCGTCTCCAACCTTGAAGTGATAGACCGTTATGTAGCTGAAGGCGGTGCCCTGCCGATACTGGATAAACTGGGGAAAGCCAGCTTTAAAAAGCTCAAAGAAAAAGTAAGAGAGAAACTCTTTGCGATCGCTTCGCAGATCATCAACCTCTCGGCACAGCGTCATTTGAAAAAAGGTATCAAGTTTAAAATAGATATGGAAGAGCATGCCATTTTTATGTCTGAAGCCGGTTTTGTCCATACAGAAGATCAGGAACGTGCCATTAATGATATGTTGGCTGACATGAGCTCAGGCAGGATGATGGATAGACTGCTCTCTGCGGATGTAGGGTTCGGTAAAACAGAGGTGGCAATGAACGGGATGTTCGTAGCGGTCAAAAACGGGTACCAGGCGATGATGATCGCACCTACAACCCTGCTGAGTTCACAGCATTATAAAAGCCTGAAAGAGCGTTTTTCCGGACATGATATTAAAATAGCCAAGCTGGACAGGTTCTCTACAACCAAAGAGAAGAATGCCACGCTCAAAGGATTGCAGGAAGGTACTATCGATGTGGTTGTAGGAACCCATGCATTGCTCAAAGCAAAGTTCAAGAACCTCGCACTTGTCATTATCGATGAAGAGCATAAGTTCGGAGTAAAACAGAAAGAGGCCCTCAAAGAGATCTCCATCGATGTACATCTTCTCAGCATGTCTGCCACACCGATCCCGAGATCTTTGAACCTTGCGATGTCCGAAGTCAAGTCTTTTTCTGAGATCCTTACCCCGCCTACAGAGCGTCAAGGAGTACGTACCTTTGTGAAGAGTTATGATGATAAAGTGATCAAAGAAGCCATACTCCGTGAGATGCGGCGCGGAGGACAGATATTTTATGTCTTCAACTCCATTGCTGGGATAGAAGAGAAGAAGAAGCAACTGCTTGAAATACTTCCTAAACTGCGCATCGCAGTGCTTCACTCCAAGATCTCAGCCAAAGAGACCGAAGATGAGATGATGCTTTTTGGGGACGGGGAGTATGATGTACTGCTCTCTACCTCGATCGTAGAGTCAGGGATACATATGCCGCATGCCAACACAATGATCGTTGATGGGGCTGACAATTTCGGTATTGCAGACCTGCATCAGCTACGCGGTCGTGTGGGACGTGGAGCCAAAGAGGGATACTGTTACTTCATGGTGACCGATAAAGAGCGTCTGACAGACAATGCAAAACGCCGTCTGCTTGCACTGGAATCACATTCAGATCTGGGAAGCGGTGCAGTCCTTGCCTTTCATGATCTTGAGATACGGGGTGGAGGAAATATCATCGGTGAAGCACAGTCGGGTCACATTAAACAGATAGGGTATTCACTCTACTTGCGTATGCTTGAAGATGCCATTAAAGAGCTCTCCGGACAGGACAAGGAAGTGGCACAGAACATCGATATGAAGCTCTCTATTGATGCTTATCTCAATGAAGAACTGATCGAAGAGGACAGACTGCGTCTGGAACTCTACCGGCGTCTTTCACTCTGCGAAACTACAGGAGAGGTGTACGAGATAGAAGCAGAGATAGCAGACCGGTTCGGAAAGCTCGATATCATCACCAGACAGTTCATTGATGTCATTGTCATGAAGGTTTTGGCACGTGAAAAAGGTATCTCCAAAGTCTCTTCGTACGGTGAAAATGTCTTTATCGAATTTGTGGATGAAAACAAAGAGAGAGTGGTACTGAAGTCACCGAGCAAAGATGATGATGATATTATCGCTACAGCCATGGGGTATTTGAAGTAG
- a CDS encoding folylpolyglutamate synthase/dihydrofolate synthase family protein → MMDAFDRFLQNKPLYYKEIDHQRVHSAYGLLKPHIKQPRTVHIVGTNGKGSTGRMLAHLAYKSGLKVGHFSSPHILKFNERIWLNGSDSTDEALEAAHQRLFVILGKEMSESLSYFEYTTLLAFVVFEDCDLMVLEAGLGGEFDATNVCDKALSVITPIGIDHQAFLGESIEAIAGTKIRSIQKEVLLAPQVYDEVLEVAKEITEKKGATLHLSRCPSESVTQLRAIAEEKSWGEYLVENACVALQALELLHISYEIEDLRTLELFGRFYPLTKNIRIDVGHNPLAAKAIEKALDKKVVLIYNSLDDKDYEAVLRTLKPKVKQVEIIPIHSQRATTLSEIEEAIQKVGISYSYFEGKIDKNEHYLVFGSFYVVEEFLNRMQKKINVPK, encoded by the coding sequence ATGATGGATGCTTTTGACAGATTTCTTCAAAATAAACCTCTTTACTATAAAGAGATAGACCATCAGCGTGTACATAGTGCCTATGGTCTTTTGAAACCCCACATTAAACAGCCCAGAACAGTGCATATCGTAGGAACGAACGGAAAAGGTTCAACAGGCCGTATGCTTGCACATCTGGCTTATAAAAGCGGTCTGAAGGTCGGACACTTCTCCTCTCCCCATATTTTAAAGTTCAATGAACGTATCTGGCTCAATGGCAGTGACAGTACGGATGAAGCGCTTGAAGCAGCACATCAAAGGCTTTTTGTCATTCTGGGCAAAGAGATGAGTGAAAGTTTGAGTTACTTTGAGTATACGACACTGTTGGCATTTGTGGTCTTTGAAGATTGTGATCTGATGGTTTTGGAAGCAGGACTGGGTGGAGAATTTGACGCGACCAATGTCTGTGATAAAGCACTCTCTGTCATCACACCGATAGGCATCGACCATCAGGCTTTCCTGGGTGAGAGTATCGAAGCCATAGCCGGTACGAAGATACGAAGTATTCAAAAAGAGGTGTTGCTGGCACCACAAGTCTATGATGAGGTGCTGGAAGTTGCCAAAGAGATCACAGAGAAGAAAGGTGCAACACTCCATCTTTCCAGATGTCCAAGTGAGAGCGTGACACAATTAAGAGCCATCGCAGAGGAAAAATCCTGGGGCGAGTATCTGGTAGAGAATGCCTGTGTAGCACTACAGGCTTTGGAACTTTTGCATATCTCTTACGAGATAGAGGACCTGCGCACTTTGGAACTTTTTGGACGTTTTTATCCCTTGACAAAAAACATCCGTATCGATGTAGGACACAACCCTTTAGCGGCAAAGGCCATAGAAAAAGCATTAGACAAAAAGGTGGTTCTCATCTATAACAGTTTGGATGACAAAGATTATGAAGCGGTGCTACGTACACTGAAACCTAAAGTCAAACAGGTAGAGATCATCCCCATTCACTCGCAAAGAGCGACCACGTTAAGTGAGATAGAAGAAGCGATCCAAAAAGTAGGTATCAGCTATAGCTACTTTGAGGGCAAGATAGATAAAAATGAACACTACCTAGTATTTGGTTCATTTTATGTCGTAGAAGAATTTTTAAACAGGATGCAAAAGAAGATCAATGTACCAAAGTAA
- the lptE gene encoding LPS assembly lipoprotein LptE: MRTIVKILMTISMMLLVNACGYKPSSHMIQHVFSDTVYVEVNVDRAEPENAPYVKDEMNRLVYTRFKGRIVSKEEAQSKIRLSYAGSTFIPLSYENGYVTRYRAVIRVKFDMVTKEGREVKTISSIVETDIQESSLTSSALRIEAIRVGLGKALDEFLAYVSAKGMLKETK; encoded by the coding sequence ATGCGTACGATTGTAAAAATTTTGATGACTATCAGTATGATGTTGCTTGTAAACGCATGCGGATATAAACCCTCTTCTCATATGATCCAGCATGTGTTTTCCGATACGGTATATGTGGAAGTAAATGTTGACAGGGCTGAACCTGAAAATGCACCCTATGTGAAAGATGAGATGAACCGTTTGGTCTATACGCGATTTAAGGGGCGTATCGTTTCTAAAGAAGAGGCGCAAAGTAAAATCCGACTCTCTTATGCAGGAAGCACTTTTATCCCACTCTCCTATGAAAATGGGTATGTGACACGGTACCGTGCGGTCATTAGAGTAAAGTTTGACATGGTCACCAAAGAGGGCAGAGAAGTGAAAACGATAAGCAGTATTGTTGAAACAGATATCCAGGAGAGTTCATTGACCTCTTCTGCGTTGAGAATAGAGGCTATACGTGTAGGATTGGGAAAAGCATTGGATGAATTTTTAGCGTATGTCAGTGCGAAAGGGATGTTAAAAGAGACGAAATGA